TACCATCTAATTTTAAATTTAGAAATCGCCACATTGTCGATGATAATGGTGAGCTTTATATATTTTATGAATTTTTGCCAGGAGTTATTAAAGATGGTGAAGATTACAGTTTAGAAATGATAAAAAAAGTTTCTAAAGGTCTAAAAAAAATCCATTCAGTGAATTATAAAATTTACCCAAAATCCTTTTGGGAATTGAAGTATCAAACGTTTTGTAATTTCATGAATGCAGCCATAAATCAAGCTGAAAGCAAAGAAGTTCAGCAAATTTTCACGAATGCAAATCTTGGTGACTATGTACAAAATACTATAAAACAAGGTAGAGAAATATATAATACGCCAGCTAACTTTTTAGATGAATTTTGTTTAATTCACGGAGATTATAGACCTAAAAATATTCTTTGGGATAAAGAGTCTTTTTCTGTTATCGACTGGGAGGTATATGCAGTTAATCACAGATCTTATGAAGTATTAAATAGTTTGCTTGGATTTGGTATGCATGAGAGTCAAGATCCATTCGTTTTAGATAAAACAAAAGCGATCACATTTTTCAAAACCTATAATGAGGGACTTGATAAACCCGTCCAATTTGAAAGACAAGATTTATCTATGGTTGTCAATAATTTTATTCATTGGATGGTCAGTAATTACGCCCAAAAAAATAAGGTTGAAGTCGACTATTCATTAAATGCGATTAAATGTATTCAGGAAAATCAAGAATTTCTGTTAAGTTTAAGATAAACTTGATCAATTGAAGTTTATCTTAAACTTTTCAATTTATACATTGAAATGTAAAATAATTATGGAGCTATTTTTTTCTTCACTAAATGGTTGTAAACGAAAAGTAAAACCATAGCGCCTAGTAATGACATAAAAAAACCCGCTTGATCTTCAGATTTGTATAAACCTACCGCATCTCCAATAAATTTACCTACAAAAGCCCCAGCTATTCCTAAAAGAGTAGTATAGATAAATCCGAGAGGATCGCGTCCTGGCATTAATGCTCTTGCGAATAAGCCTACAATAAAACCGATGATAATTGTACTGATAATTCCCATAAAAACTCCTTACGTTAACTTTTTTTTATAGAGATGTGTACTAAAGTTCAAGAGTTATCTTCTATAAAAAATACTCAATTTCGTTAATGTTTTCTTAAATAGGTTTTTATTTTATGGTGAGGCTAGAGGTAAAATATGATCATAAGTTTTGCTTACTCACTAGCTGAGCATTTATTCTATTCATTCTTTGTTGTCTTATTTTTTGCTTCTATTCACTGGAATGCAGACATTATTCATAAATTCGACCAAAAATTTAAAAGTATCTTATTTTCCGTTGGCGGAGGATTCTCAATCGCCTATGTGTTTTTAGATCTATTACCCAAGCTGCCTGCAAAAAATGTAAAAGTGACAGAAACCACATGGACTTTAATTCCCTACCTTGAGCGGCATGTTTACATAATGGCATTAATAGGCTTTGTTACGT
This DNA window, taken from Candidatus Rubidus massiliensis, encodes the following:
- a CDS encoding Phosphotransferase enzyme family protein; amino-acid sequence: MHNLQTLLNKSSVPNIEVISSQIIKENILTKTLIVETNIAKFAVKIFSIFCLCVLFKKTKEEILEFGNLNEAALQVLISNQLRIPSNFKFRNRHIVDDNGELYIFYEFLPGVIKDGEDYSLEMIKKVSKGLKKIHSVNYKIYPKSFWELKYQTFCNFMNAAINQAESKEVQQIFTNANLGDYVQNTIKQGREIYNTPANFLDEFCLIHGDYRPKNILWDKESFSVIDWEVYAVNHRSYEVLNSLLGFGMHESQDPFVLDKTKAITFFKTYNEGLDKPVQFERQDLSMVVNNFIHWMVSNYAQKNKVEVDYSLNAIKCIQENQEFLLSLR
- a CDS encoding Transglycosylase associated protein, translating into MGIISTIIIGFIVGLFARALMPGRDPLGFIYTTLLGIAGAFVGKFIGDAVGLYKSEDQAGFFMSLLGAMVLLFVYNHLVKKKIAP